From Pempheris klunzingeri isolate RE-2024b chromosome 16, fPemKlu1.hap1, whole genome shotgun sequence, a single genomic window includes:
- the LOC139215158 gene encoding uncharacterized protein, with amino-acid sequence MSRLHRLKVFIHQRLAAAVDDILGHLEETISEYEEETQRSRSALLQEASRPAAAAQEAASQTSCVGSTLRASVSQLTSEDSNSGFPADVQQLVVSKEEVPPEQQQRSPSLDQEEPPEPPHIKEEEEELWSSQGGEQLGGLEEADITKITFSPVAVKSEDDDEEKPQSSQLHQSQTEENREDCGGSEPAGNFDPDHHLQPVSFVTTSNVSGPETADRNSYWMEIREPQPDLNPLNSNIVPVNDVGCNTGAKSFSCSECGKGFSQKGTLQRHVRRHTGEKPFTCSVCNGQFSQKVTLDQHMRVHTGEKPFSCSVCGKRFTQKGNLKYHMTVHTREKPFSCSVCEKRFTRQSRVKNHKCVVESTSGL; translated from the exons ATGTCCAGACTCCACAGGCTGAAGGTCTTCATCCACCAGCGGCTGGCTGCGGCTGTGGACGACATCCTGGGCCATTTGGAGGAGACCATCTCTGAGTATGAGGAGGAGACGCAGCGGAGCCGCAGCGCGCTGCTGCAGGAGGCTTCACGTCCCGCAGCAGCAGCGCAGGAagcag CCAGTCAGACTTCCTGCGTGGGATCCACCCTCAGAGCTTCAGTATCACAGCTCACGAGTGAGGATTCAAACTCTG GGTTTCCTGCAGACGTCCAGCAGCTGGTGGTGAGTAAAGAAGAGGTTCcccctgagcagcagcagaggagccccagtctggaccaggaggagcCACCAGAGCCTCCTCACattaaggaggaagaggaggaactcTGGAGCAGTCAGGGGGGAGAGCAGCttggagggctggaggaggccgATATCACCAAGATCACATTCTCTCCTGTggctgtgaagagtgaagacgATGATGAAGAGAAGCCTCAgtcctcacagcttcatcagaGCCAAActgaagagaacagagaggactgTGGGGGATCAGAACCAGCTGGGAACTTTGATCCAGATCATCATTTACAACCAGTTAGTTTTGTCACAACCTCTAATGTTTCTGGACCTGAGACTGCAGACAGGAATTCTTACTGGATGGAGATCAGAGAACCTCAGCCAGATTTAAACCCTCTAAACAGTAACATAGTCCCTGTTAATGATGTGGGGTGTAACACTGGGGCGAAGTCATTCAGCTGCTCAGAGTGTGGTAAAGGATTTTCCCAGAAAGGGACTCTGCAGAGACACGTGAGACgtcacacaggagagaagccGTTTACCTGCTCGGTGTGTAACGGACAGTTCAGTCAGAAGGTGACGTTAGACCAACACATGAGGGTCCACACTGGGGAGAAACCATTTAGCTGCTCTGTTTGTGGTAAAAGATTCACACAAAAGGGAAATCTGAAGTACCACATGACGGTCCACACGAGGGAGAAACCATTTAGTTGCTCTGTTTGTGAGAAACGATTCACCAGACAGTCACGTGTCAAAAATCACAAGTGTGTTGTTGAGAGCACCAGCGGTCTGTAG